From the Ciconia boyciana chromosome 28, ASM3463844v1, whole genome shotgun sequence genome, one window contains:
- the LENG1 gene encoding LOW QUALITY PROTEIN: leukocyte receptor cluster member 1 (The sequence of the model RefSeq protein was modified relative to this genomic sequence to represent the inferred CDS: inserted 1 base in 1 codon), protein MNILPKKSWHVRNRENVARVRRDEAAAEAERRKRDARALRAEQEARTHLLRKKARGGRGASPPSPPLLFPSPHESGGVPAPNREHEEEKRQEQERRERALGVLTYLGQSAAEAQTSPPWYQRPPPPRGGEEEEEEEGGAGREEGRKAALDPLLAIRRGLRRHRDPHQRDPRGRPQPSLEELRRQRLRREAAEAARSRALLEGXRGGGPPKRRAPDERARPYNSQFNPHLARGRGASPETPPKS, encoded by the exons atgAACATCCTCCCTAAGAAATCGTGGCATGTGCGGAACCGGGAGAACGTGGCGCGGGTGCGGCGGGACGAGGCGGCGGCCGAGGCCGAGCGGCGGAAGCGGGACGCCCGAGCGCTGAGGGCCGAGCAGGAG gcCCGCACCCACCTCCTGCGGAAGAAGgcgcggggggggaggggcgccagccccccctccccccccctccttttcccctccccccatgAAagcgggggggtcccagcccccaACCGGGAGCACGAGGAGGAGAAGCGGCAGGAGCAG gagcggcgggagcgggcgcTGGGGGTGCTGACCTACCTGGGGCAGAGCGCGGCCGAGGCCCAGACCTCCCCCCCCTGGTACCagcggccccccccgccccgggggggcgaggaggaggaggaggaggaggggggcgcCGGGCGGGAGGAAGGGCGCAAAGCGGCGCTCGACCCCCTCCTCGCCATCCGCCGGGGGCTGCGCCGGCACCGCGACCCCCACCAAAGAgacccccgcggccgccccca GCCCTCGCTGGAGGAGCTGCGGCGGCAGCGGctgcggcgggaggcggcggaggcggcgcggagccgggcgCTGCTggagg tgcggggcggggggccccCAAAGCGGCGAGCCCCCGATGAGCGAGCCCGGCCCTACAACTCCCAGTTCAACCCCCACCTggcgcgggggcgcggggcaAGTCCTGagaccccccccaaatcctga